Proteins found in one Vulpes vulpes isolate BD-2025 chromosome 13, VulVul3, whole genome shotgun sequence genomic segment:
- the AZIN1 gene encoding antizyme inhibitor 1 isoform X1: MKGFLDDANYSVGLLDEGTNLGNVIDNYVYEHTLTGKNAFFVGDLGKIVKKHSQWQNIVAQIKPFYTVKCNSTPAVLEILAALGTGFACSSKTEMALVQELGVSPENIIYISPCKQVSQIKYAAKIGVNTMTCDNEVELKKIARNHPNAKVLLHIATEDNIGGEEGNMKFGTTLKNCRHLLECAKELDVQIIGVKFHVSSACKESQVYVHALSDARCVFDMAGEFGFTMNMLDIGGGFTGTEFQLEEVNHVISPLLDVYFPEGSGIKIISEPGSYYVSSAFTLAVNIIAKKVVENDKFSSGVEKTGSDEPAFMYYMNDGIYGSFASKLSEDLNTIPEVHKKYKKDEPLFTSSLWGPSCDELDQIVESCLLPELNVGDWLIFDNMGADSLHEPSAFNDFQRPAIYYMMSFSDWYEMQDAGLTSDTMMKNFFFVPCIQLSQEDSFSSEA, from the exons ATGAAAGGATTTCTTGATGATGCAAACTACTCCGTTGGCCTGTTGGATGAAGGAACAAACCTTGGAAATGTTATTGATAACTATGTTTATGAACATACCCTG ACagggaaaaatgcattttttgtGGGAGATCTTGGAAAGATTGTGAAGAAACACAGTCAGTGGCAGAACATAGTGGCTCAGATAAAGCCATTCTACACAGTAAAGTGCAACTCCACTCCAGCTGTACTTGAGATTTTGGCAGCTCTTGGAACTGGATTTGCTTGTTCCAGTAAA actgaAATGGCTTTAGTGCAAGAATTGGGTGTATCTCCAGAAAACATCATTTACATAAGTCCTTGCAAACAAGTGTCTCAAATAAAGTATGCAGCAAAAATTGGAGTGAACACCATGACATGTGACAATGAAGTTGAATTGAAGAAAATTGCACGTAACCACCCAAATGCCAA GGTCTTACTACATATTGCAACAGAAGATAATATTGGAGGCGAAGAGGGTAACATGAAGTTTGGCACTACCCTGAAGAACTGTAGGCATCTCTTGGAATGTGCTAAGGAACTTGATGTCCAAATAATTGGGGTTAA ATTTCATGTTTCAAGTGCTTGCAAAGAATCTCAAGTATATGTACACGCTCTATCTGATGCTCGATGTGTGTTTGACATGGCT gGAGAATTTGGTTTCACAATGAACATGCTAGATATTGGCGGAGGCTTCACAGGAACTGAATTTCAGTTGGAAGAG GTTAATCATGTTATCAGCCCTTTGTTGGATGTCTACTTTCCTGAAGGATCTGGCATTAAGATAATCTCAGAACCTGGAAGCTACTATGTGTCTTCTGCATTTACACTTGCAGTTAATATCATTGCAAAGAAAGTTgttgaaaatgataaattttccTCTGGAG TAGAAAAAACCGGAAGTGATGAACCAGCCTTCATGTATTATATGAATGATGGTATTTATGGTTCTTTTGCAAGTAAACTGTCTGAGGACTTAAATACCATTCCAGAGGTTCATAAG AAATACAAGAAAGATGAGCCTCTGTTTACAAGCAGCCTTTGGGGTCCATCCTGTGATGAGCTTGATCAAATTGTGGAAAGCTGTCTTCTTCCTGAGCTGAATGTGGGAGATTGGCTTATCTTTGATAACATGGGAGCAGATTCTCTCCATGAACCATCTGCTTTTAATGATTTTCAGAGGCCAGCTATTTACTACATGATGTCATTTAGCGATTG gTATGAGATGCAAGATGCTGGACTTACTTCAGACACAATGATGAAGAACTTCTTCTTTGTGCCTTGCATTCAGCTGAGCCAAGAAGATAGCTTTTCCTCTGAAGCTTAA
- the AZIN1 gene encoding antizyme inhibitor 1 isoform X2 has protein sequence MKGFLDDANYSVGLLDEGTNLGNVIDNYVYEHTLTGKNAFFVGDLGKIVKKHSQWQNIVAQIKPFYTVKCNSTPAVLEILAALGTGFACSSKTEMALVQELGVSPENIIYISPCKQVSQIKYAAKIGVNTMTCDNEVELKKIARNHPNAKVLLHIATEDNIGGEEGNMKFGTTLKNCRHLLECAKELDVQIIGVKFHVSSACKESQVYVHALSDARCVFDMAGEFGFTMNMLDIGGGFTGTEFQLEEVNHVISPLLDVYFPEGSGIKIISEPGSYYVSSAFTLAVNIIAKKVVENDKFSSGEKTGSDEPAFMYYMNDGIYGSFASKLSEDLNTIPEVHKKYKKDEPLFTSSLWGPSCDELDQIVESCLLPELNVGDWLIFDNMGADSLHEPSAFNDFQRPAIYYMMSFSDWYEMQDAGLTSDTMMKNFFFVPCIQLSQEDSFSSEA, from the exons ATGAAAGGATTTCTTGATGATGCAAACTACTCCGTTGGCCTGTTGGATGAAGGAACAAACCTTGGAAATGTTATTGATAACTATGTTTATGAACATACCCTG ACagggaaaaatgcattttttgtGGGAGATCTTGGAAAGATTGTGAAGAAACACAGTCAGTGGCAGAACATAGTGGCTCAGATAAAGCCATTCTACACAGTAAAGTGCAACTCCACTCCAGCTGTACTTGAGATTTTGGCAGCTCTTGGAACTGGATTTGCTTGTTCCAGTAAA actgaAATGGCTTTAGTGCAAGAATTGGGTGTATCTCCAGAAAACATCATTTACATAAGTCCTTGCAAACAAGTGTCTCAAATAAAGTATGCAGCAAAAATTGGAGTGAACACCATGACATGTGACAATGAAGTTGAATTGAAGAAAATTGCACGTAACCACCCAAATGCCAA GGTCTTACTACATATTGCAACAGAAGATAATATTGGAGGCGAAGAGGGTAACATGAAGTTTGGCACTACCCTGAAGAACTGTAGGCATCTCTTGGAATGTGCTAAGGAACTTGATGTCCAAATAATTGGGGTTAA ATTTCATGTTTCAAGTGCTTGCAAAGAATCTCAAGTATATGTACACGCTCTATCTGATGCTCGATGTGTGTTTGACATGGCT gGAGAATTTGGTTTCACAATGAACATGCTAGATATTGGCGGAGGCTTCACAGGAACTGAATTTCAGTTGGAAGAG GTTAATCATGTTATCAGCCCTTTGTTGGATGTCTACTTTCCTGAAGGATCTGGCATTAAGATAATCTCAGAACCTGGAAGCTACTATGTGTCTTCTGCATTTACACTTGCAGTTAATATCATTGCAAAGAAAGTTgttgaaaatgataaattttccTCTGGAG AAAAAACCGGAAGTGATGAACCAGCCTTCATGTATTATATGAATGATGGTATTTATGGTTCTTTTGCAAGTAAACTGTCTGAGGACTTAAATACCATTCCAGAGGTTCATAAG AAATACAAGAAAGATGAGCCTCTGTTTACAAGCAGCCTTTGGGGTCCATCCTGTGATGAGCTTGATCAAATTGTGGAAAGCTGTCTTCTTCCTGAGCTGAATGTGGGAGATTGGCTTATCTTTGATAACATGGGAGCAGATTCTCTCCATGAACCATCTGCTTTTAATGATTTTCAGAGGCCAGCTATTTACTACATGATGTCATTTAGCGATTG gTATGAGATGCAAGATGCTGGACTTACTTCAGACACAATGATGAAGAACTTCTTCTTTGTGCCTTGCATTCAGCTGAGCCAAGAAGATAGCTTTTCCTCTGAAGCTTAA